From the genome of Chloroflexota bacterium:
TCCAGCCACATCAGCTTCCTCCACAGCAGCCTCAAGGCCCGCGACTACGCCATCAACGCCTCCAGCCGCGGCCTCCAGGACACCGCCCTCCACGATCGCTCGCCCCGCTTCTTCCTGGAGCAGGCCGAGTACGGTCTCGTCATCGGCGCCCGCCGCACCACCGCCGAAGGCCGGCACTACTGGCGCATCACCCCGTGGATGCTCCCCTACTCGACCATCGTCCCCGCCGAGCCCCACGCCGTTATGACTGGCAACATGTACGTGCCCGCCGACGACAACAACACCCTCGTCTTCCGCGCCTCGTGGCATCCGCTCCGGCCCCTGACCGACGCCGAGCTTCACGAGTACCGCACCGGCGGCGTCTTCCACGAGCTCGTCCAGCCCGTGTCCTACATCCCCTACGCCAACAAGGACAACGACTACCTCCAGGACCGCCAGATGCAGCGCACCGTCAACTTCTCCGGCATCAAGGGCATCCAGGCGCAGGACATGGCCGTCATCGAGAGCATGGGGCCCATCTCCGACCGCACCCGCGAGCACCTCGGCACCTCCGACTCCGCCATCCTCGGCGCCCGACGACGCCTGCTCCGCGAGGTCGCCAACTTCCAGGAGGGCGTCGAGCCCACCGCGCCGTACGACGGCAACCTCTACCGCGTCCGCTCCGCCGCCGTCGAGGTCCCCGCGTCCATGCCCATGCTGGACGTCGCCGAGCGGTACATGGACGTGGAGCAGTCCACGCTCACCAAGACGCCAACCGAGTAGACAAATCGCTGAGATCTTAGCCCCAGCGGGAGAGCAAGGAGGACACCATGCTGACGTTTCAGGAAAACGAGACCCTCGCACGCATCAGCCCCGGCACGTCCACGGGCGAGATGATGCGCCGCTATTGGGTGCCCGCCATGCTCGACTGGGAACTCCCCGAGCCCGACTGCCCGCCCATTCGCCTCAAGCTGCTCGGCGAGGAGCTCGTCGCCTTCCGAGACACCAACGGCGCTGTCGGCATCGTCGACAACTACTGCCCGCACCGCCGCGCCAGCCTCTTCTTCGGCCGCAACGAGGAGGCCGGCCTCCGCTGCGTCTACCACGGCTGGAAGTTCGACGTGAACGGCGACTGCGTCGACATGCCCTCCGAGCCCGCCGAGTCCAACTTCAAGGACAAGGTGAAGATCAAGTCCTACCCCACCGCAGAGATGGGCAACGTCGTTTGGGTCTACATGGGCCCGCCCGACAAGCAACCCCCGCTGCCCGAGCTCGAGTGGACGCAGGTGCCCGAGAGCCACCGCGGCGTCAACAAGGTGGTGCAGAAGTGCAACTGGCTGCAGGGGCTGGAGGGTGGCATAGACACCGTCCACATCAACTTCCTGCACCGCAACCTCCAGGGCTCCGGCATCGTCGCCCGCGACCGCGCCTTCGCCCGTTCATTCGCCGCCAGGGTCGAGGTCGTCCCCACCGACTACGGTTACACCTACGCCGGCATCCGCGACCAGGCGGACGACAACGAGAAGTACGTGCGCGCCTACCACTTCATCGCCCCCTGGACCCAGCTCCGGCCCAACCAGCTCAACCGCGGCGGCGCCCCACGCCTCAAGGACTCCGGCCACATGTGGGTGCCCATCGACGACTACACCACCATGGTCTGGAACTTCACCTTCTCCTTCGGCGACGAGCCCCTCACCGAGGCCGAGCGCCTGCAGGTCGGCTCCGGCAACGAGCTTGGTAAGGACATCGACTTCGAGAACGGCTTCAAGTCCCGCGCCGATGCCTCCAATGACTACTTCATCGACCGCGAGGTGCAGCGCACCCAGACCTTCACCGGCATCCCCGGCACCAACACCCAGGACCGCGCGGTG
Proteins encoded in this window:
- a CDS encoding aromatic ring-hydroxylating dioxygenase subunit alpha, with amino-acid sequence PAESNFRDKVRIAAYPCEERGGVVWAYMGPPELTPEVPGLAWALAPDSHRYLSKCRQECNWLQALEGGIDSSHISFLHSSLKARDYAINASSRGLQDTALHDRSPRFFLEQAEYGLVIGARRTTAEGRHYWRITPWMLPYSTIVPAEPHAVMTGNMYVPADDNNTLVFRASWHPLRPLTDAELHEYRTGGVFHELVQPVSYIPYANKDNDYLQDRQMQRTVNFSGIKGIQAQDMAVIESMGPISDRTREHLGTSDSAILGARRRLLREVANFQEGVEPTAPYDGNLYRVRSAAVEVPASMPMLDVAERYMDVEQSTLTKTPTE
- a CDS encoding Rieske 2Fe-2S domain-containing protein, encoding MLTFQENETLARISPGTSTGEMMRRYWVPAMLDWELPEPDCPPIRLKLLGEELVAFRDTNGAVGIVDNYCPHRRASLFFGRNEEAGLRCVYHGWKFDVNGDCVDMPSEPAESNFKDKVKIKSYPTAEMGNVVWVYMGPPDKQPPLPELEWTQVPESHRGVNKVVQKCNWLQGLEGGIDTVHINFLHRNLQGSGIVARDRAFARSFAARVEVVPTDYGYTYAGIRDQADDNEKYVRAYHFIAPWTQLRPNQLNRGGAPRLKDSGHMWVPIDDYTTMVWNFTFSFGDEPLTEAERLQVGSGNELGKDIDFENGFKSRADASNDYFIDREVQRTQTFTGIPGTNTQDRAVQDTMGPICDRTREHLGTTDRAIIMARKILLDASRIVEDGGDPPGLGGNVFDLRSVEKVLPTDVYWRDALWDELYHKAQYTPEYVRA